The Ananas comosus cultivar F153 linkage group 6, ASM154086v1, whole genome shotgun sequence genome segment TTTCTATCCTCCTCTCTCAGGTATATGACGGTTCTTCCTGCAGTTAGTttgtttttcaatatattttttaataaaaaaaattcaaatatcatcTGTTTAGTTTCGTATTCTTctattttaatatcttataatttaaaatatatcacttttaatttatttttattttaaaaataaaaaatattaaagtgaatattcgatgaTAAACTATAaatagagtatctgaagttttttttgtatataatttaacgaaaaggtAACGGAGAGatcgacgaaaagaaaaaaataaaataccatcgagtactaaagtgaaaaattgcgAAACTGTAGGGATTGATATTGGAAGTTTACCTTATTAATGAAACGAGCCTGTGTTGCAGCTTCCGCTCATCGTCGCGAGTTTTCCGGGGGCGATTCTGCAGCACTGGTTTTGCGCAAAAGGGTGTTTCGGGATCGGCATTTGCGCCGGtagaagaggaggaggcggaggcggaggcggcggcggagggagatcgagatcgagatcgagatcgagatcgagatcgagggGAGATGACGATCACGCCGTCGGTGAGGATCTCGGAGGGGAAGCTGGTCGTCCGCGGCCGTCCGATCCTGTCGGGCGTCGCCGAGAATGCGGTGGCCAGCTCGGCCGCCAGCCACGGCCCCGTCGACGGCGTCTTCCTCGGCGCCGACTTCGCCCGCCCCGATTCCCGCCACCTCCTCCCTCTCGGATCTCTCAGGTGTGTATTCAGAGCGTATCCGATGTAGGTTATTCGAATCCACGATCCACTCTATTAAACTTAGATCCAGTTTATCAATGTTGCGCTTCAAATtctgtaaaattttgataacttTAATTATACTAATATAAAGTAAGATTAGtagtttttatttcaaattttagtatcatatcattaatttttatgaaattttattttcactcTTAAATTTTAAGTGTTTTCGATCATTTAtctaatgatttaaaaaaaaaaaaaaacaggaaacttattttttatgaatGAGAAATGATTTTTTTCTTCCCATTACTGTAAGACTCGGAACCCAAAACTTTACTGGAAAGCTAGGTAGTACGATGatgctatcaaattatttttgatattgaatTCGAATCGATCCACACTCTTGAATTTGATCTAGCTTATTTAaagtagtaaaaaaaataaattttataattttttgatattatttagcAGGTAATCGAAAGGGGGTAAAAAATCATCAATTTTAATTGATCGTGGTGATTCATTTGCAAGTTAACCAGTGTAAATAAGTTAcgcaaaattttgataaatttttttttttactatatagaaagattaatgttttttatttaaaattttagtaccgtatcatcattttttataaaattttattttcagcatttgattttgattttttttattattaaataaataaaatcaaaaaattataaaatttattttttagataattttaatattataaattaagtCTAACGaagtcgatcatcgatttggaagtccCAGCATATTTCTAAAATACGGAAGCTACCATATTTCTAAAAGTGCATGAGCTAAACTCCttaataaaactttataaaatatattggctaaaatatgaaaaaaaatatctctAAATATTcgtttttcacttttctttctgTCTATATTTTATCCGTCGAGGTTCTGTCTattctttataatttatatttgattatatCGAAAATGCTACTAAAAatgatagatatatattatcaatatatatatatattggtactTATttcaatccctttttttttaaaaaaaattgattaatttgtGCAGCAACGTTCGATTTTTGGCGTGTTTCCGGTTCAAACTATGGTGGATGGCCCAGAAAATGGGGGATCAAGCGAGTGAGATCCCCCACGAGACACAATTCCTATTGCTGGAATCCAAATTCGGCGCCGAAGAGCCCATCTACGCCGTATTCCTCCCACTCATTGCAGGGCCCTTCAGGGCCTGCTTGCAGGGCAACTCCCAGAACCAGCTGGAGCTCTGCCTTGAGAGCGGCGACGCCGGCACGGTCGCCGCCGCCTTCTcccacgccctctttgttggcGCCGCCGCGTCGGACCCCTTCGCGGCCGTGTCGGGGGCTGTCGCCGCCGTCAAGTCGCACCTCAAAACGTTCCGCCTCCGCAGCGAGAAGAAGCTCCCCGGCATCGTCGACTACTTCGGCTGGTGCACCTGGGACGCATTCTATCAGGCGAGTTTACGAAATACTATCGAATGAAGCTATATTACTTTTGATAGTAGAGAAATAGTATTTGCTATttagtttttagcctttaggTGTCTAAAGTTTAAGGGTAGTTGTTGTAGCAGTATCGATCTAAGAATTAGAAAGttgatagtaaatactattcatTTACTGTTAACATCATTCCTGATGAACTCTTCACTAACATCTACAACACTAGGTTAACgtgcacttttggtcctcaaatttaaAGTCGCATGACActttgattctcaaactttagtttattgtaattttttactgGAACCttctaaattattgcaattaagtcTTGTTACCCGATTTCGCTGATGTGGTAGTAATGTGGCATCTTAGTGATTGTTGTGTTAACGATTATAACACTGTCACATCAGTAACATAATAGTGGTCAAAACTGAAGTAGATTACGGGACATTACAATAATTTACGAAGTTTGAGTTAAAAATTccagtaaattaaaatttgagaaccagAGTTTCACACGTCTCAAAGTTTGATaaccaaaagtgcaatttagccaaaattttaGTTGGATAAAAAGTAGGATGGTATGAATGAATTTTGTACCTTTCTATAGAACATATTTATACTTTGTTAGTCAAATTTTCTTATACAATTCTTATAAATTTGTAGTCTTCGCGAATTTAATCTTGTTAAGTAATgtttaaaagcttaaactgcCGGAGAATGATATtctaatatatagttattactCTTTAGTAGTCTCGAGACGTGAACTTGAAATGGAAGTAAATTATGATCTCCCACCATGATACCATTCTAGAAAATACGAGACAACTGTTTTTCTctaaaagtttttattttgtctGAACTCATGATCAGGATGTCAACCAAGAAGGTGTCGAGGCCGGCCTCCGCAGCCTCACGGCCGGCGGTGCGCCGCCCAAGTTCGTCATCATCGACGACGGGTGGCAATCCGTCGCCGCCGACCATGGTGAGAAAACTCATCCCCTCCCCCGTCTCACCGGAATCAAAGAAAACGCCAAGTTCCAGAACAAAGAAGATCCTTCCGCCGGCATCGAATCGATCGTCCGGACGGCGAAGGAGCTCTACGGCCTAAAGTACGTCTACGTGTGGCATGCGATCACCGGATACTGGGGCGGCGTCAGGCCGGGTGCCGAGGGGATGGAGGAGTATGGATCCGAAATGCAGTACCCAAAGATCTCCCCCGGTGTCGCCGAGAACGAGCCATCGATGGCGACCGACGTGTTGACGACGCAGGGGCTAGGGTTGGTGAACCCCAAGAGTGTGTTCCAGTTCTACAACGAGCTCCACGCCTATTTAGCGTCGGCGGGGATCGACGGTGTCAAGGTCGACGTGCAGTGCATTTTGGAGACGCTCGGAGGCGGCCTCGGGGGCCGGGTGCAGCTCACGCGGCACTATCACCACGCTCTCGACGCGTCGGTCACGAAGAACTTCCCTGACAACGGGATCATAGCTTGCATGAGCCATAACACCGACGCGCTCTACTGGTATTGCACATTTCAGTAAAGAAACTTTCTCTTCCGAACAAAATGCTTGCTTTGTTTGATTGTGATTGTGTTTCGTCTGCGGTAAAATTTCGCAGCGCGAAGCAGACGGCGGTGGTGCGAGCGTCGGACGACTTCTTCCCGCGAGACCCGGTATCTCACACTATTCACATAGCATCAGTGGCTTACAACAGTGTTTTCCTCGGTGAGTTCATGCTTCCTGATTGGGACATGTTCCACTCTCTCCACCCCGCCGCCGAATACCACGCGTCGGCGCGAGCGATAAGCGGCGGGCCTATCTATGTTAGGTAGTTTTCGGATCTTCTGTTCAAGTACAAAATCTTATCTTTGTGTATCTGACATGTGTTTGTTGAACTTCTGATGTTGCAGTGATGCCCCCGGAAAGCACAATTTCGAGCTTCTGAGAAAGCTAGTGCTGCCCGACGGTTCCATTCTTCGCGCGCAGTTGCCCGGCCGTCCGACTCGCGATTGCCTCTTCACCGATCCGGCTCGTGACGG includes the following:
- the LOC109711755 gene encoding probable galactinol--sucrose galactosyltransferase 6, whose protein sequence is MRSFTIIAPRLSSLLSIYTPSPPHPPQLSFLSSSLSFRSSSRVFRGRFCSTGFAQKGVSGSAFAPVEEEEAEAEAAAEGDRDRDRDRDRDRGEMTITPSVRISEGKLVVRGRPILSGVAENAVASSAASHGPVDGVFLGADFARPDSRHLLPLGSLSNVRFLACFRFKLWWMAQKMGDQASEIPHETQFLLLESKFGAEEPIYAVFLPLIAGPFRACLQGNSQNQLELCLESGDAGTVAAAFSHALFVGAAASDPFAAVSGAVAAVKSHLKTFRLRSEKKLPGIVDYFGWCTWDAFYQDVNQEGVEAGLRSLTAGGAPPKFVIIDDGWQSVAADHGEKTHPLPRLTGIKENAKFQNKEDPSAGIESIVRTAKELYGLKYVYVWHAITGYWGGVRPGAEGMEEYGSEMQYPKISPGVAENEPSMATDVLTTQGLGLVNPKSVFQFYNELHAYLASAGIDGVKVDVQCILETLGGGLGGRVQLTRHYHHALDASVTKNFPDNGIIACMSHNTDALYCAKQTAVVRASDDFFPRDPVSHTIHIASVAYNSVFLGEFMLPDWDMFHSLHPAAEYHASARAISGGPIYVSDAPGKHNFELLRKLVLPDGSILRAQLPGRPTRDCLFTDPARDGISLLKIWNMNKFAGVVGVYNCQGAAWSSTEKKNVFHHTGAEALTGVVRGNDVHLIAEAAADPDWKGDCAVYSHRSGDLVVLPPEAALPVSLKVLEHDIFTVSPIKELAPGFRFAPLGLIDMFNAGGAVEGLTYHILNGIRLLELDSSFVGAAVNGDSTHSSEISRIESVGIVCIEVRGCGRFGAYSSVRPRKCTVGSVEVEFSYDSASGLLVLQLDSMPKERVHKVVVEL